In Bradysia coprophila strain Holo2 unplaced genomic scaffold, BU_Bcop_v1 contig_358, whole genome shotgun sequence, one DNA window encodes the following:
- the LOC119081210 gene encoding uncharacterized protein LOC119081210 gives MANHQYYQVMDIDELKRVCPNLNFDNCQLVMGDSPVIQLGSQEQLVLNDGSIIYQQPQQHNQIAQQYIIQEEDIQTDGSFASHAGQIFFATDSIDMNQQQINEVQHNLQAALIEPSQHIQNETVQQQMVMHYQTAPQSQQQIIVEHSPPPQPSQHHVIVQQNLPTHQQAMNQQAMHQSQPIVISPPQQTVVRQPYTVYSHTQKRVYQTVPQQNVQMRTVPIIDQPQQQPQRILQMGQPIQKSVPRLVAPQHVTTVQSNPMPRVRATRPRLTTNIQQTPRMVTQSQVRPRQVNAGLIRQTNAAGQQTQRIVQNIHPIRPQHQYRPQNQIQQQQQRFTTPALQRIGTVTTRMATPNAPSIAVTKKAINVQPKVATIQSSIKPQYVTETKSSSTSTDINELDDLENSITAAKIHKTPPEPPPAPAQNVGSNQFIIQAQPSNIQTCQKQNYQNQRPINTQIQQPYLHNPSLDDSRKVVTLRTGESMPLTEYKRKIQDNQYQMQPQQQLQNMNQTPNGPAMIRGNSIRGRGAARGGAGQARGSYKKQYRPPVNQQQLQLQNQSDQSQHIIESEARESAKMLVVLQSGEQRLITFTLPKESCTVQELLEQVGVPFTDHTNIECVTNPGVSIDYLVTVGVTCSGTPSEIISAAENTLQLKHQQMQLQQQQQQHQLQQQQQLQQQQQQQQQLQQQQLQQQQQQQHLQQQQILQQMQQQKTVTHPKVVEAPQAVVAKQKSPEQSKSPPPKLVPGFLAVCPNCGLCSIDHYRCQRCKVLFKDEVKKIASAGTDQSNTAPTKAKPNPVPTLVVTEKQKRDIELVQKKHQITIAEIKTPFAGRGRGGMTAGRGRGRPKPKVEEPVILTLISDDEEDDKKTETSSAGKPMSFEPKPEEINVVVQDFVRKKITDTQNAVDKISTSFSVKSIRIGSYRFTPKEKVVVSSLGMRIIAPNTKRENENVILDIQKCEIIKIACNFSNSAILFIWTTKGCGTYVREGLEMVRSSEIYFDPSGTSDYNKRIILQVDNLAEEAKATIKSIFTNQIIDEINQADAAKLLERSTPNNQLVKNDSNPNSSAGVRQILIYPPPHEAPRGISINTEDYECLAIDQYLNDVIIDFYLRYLQEELLTSEQRSQTHMFSQFFYKRLTTMQTRKTQTDVRMSAAQRRHSRVEKWTKGVNIFEKDYIIIPINEQQHWFLAIICFPGLSGPVTYDTMQPVKPVKYVKKKVADRKNVTLQIGNTTITPVSKREQDSIYLGDESEKDEAEGDESDAPSDEEEDEVDPSLQNIKQPCILIFDSLAGTSRTRVVATLRDYLTCEYRTKVGDSNGRAFNKDNMPNYTVKVPQQNNFTDCGLYLLQYVEHFFMSPIKDYRLPAMNKQLSNWFDGIIVTRKREDISNLLKKLVGKYNPDNLPLTDIPLPTLNGELIETEDVYNEADDMAEFEEEEIDEEECEDGTSAGASSPEKNSTDREKTNGARIEFRRKNEDNAEHLAAKKPKYDQFDELKNST, from the exons ATGGCGAACCATCAATACTATCAAGTGATGGACATTGACGAACTGAAGAGGGTCTGTCCGAATTTAAATTTCGACAATTGTCAATTAGTTATGGGAGATTCACCAGTGATTCAGTTAGGCTCACAAGAACAGCTAGTTTTAAACGATGGAAGTATAATTTATCAACAGCCTCAACAGCATAACCAAATCGCGCAACAGTACATAATTCAGGAAGAGGATATTCAAACTGACGGAAGCTTCGCCAGTCATGCTGGCCAG atttttttcgCTACCGACTCCATCGACATGAATCAACAACAAATTAACGAAGTTCAACATAATCTTCAAGCGGCTCTAATCGAACCGTCTCAACATATTCAAAACGAAACCGTTCAACAGCAAATGGTTATGCATTATCAAACAGCACCCCAGTcacaacaacaaattattgTTGAACATTCGCCACCGCCACAGCCATCTCAGCATCATGTCATTGTGCAGCAAAATCTTCCGACTCATCAACAGGCCATGAACCAACAAGCGATGCACCAATCGCAACCGATTGTAATTAGTCCGCCTCAGCAAACTGTTGTACGACAACCATATACGGTCTACAGTCATACGCAGAAGCGCGTTTATCAAACTGTTCCACAGCAAA ATGTGCAAATGAGAACAGTGCCTATTATTGACCAGCCACAACAGCAACCACAACGAATTCTTCAAATGGGTCAACCCATTCAAAAGTCCGTTCCGCGGCTAGTCGCACCGCAGCATGTTACAACCGTTCAGTCGAATCCAATGCCACGAGTAAGGGCCACTCGTCCGCGACTTACCACTAACATTCAACAGACACCGCGGATGGTCACTCAATCACAAGTGCGC CCACGTCAAGTGAATGCCGGACTAATACGGCAAACCAATGCAGCAGGACAACAAACTCAACGTATAGTTCAAAATATTCACCCCATTAGACCTCAGCACCAATATCGACCACAAAATCAGATACAGCAGCAACAGCAGCGATTTACAACTCCGGCTCTCCAGCGCATTGGCACGGTAACTACAAGAATGGCAACGCCAAATGCACCATCAATTGCAGTGACGAAAAAGGCAATAAATGTTCAGCCAAAAGTAGCGACCATTCAAAGCAGCATAAAACCACAGTACGTTACGGAAACTAAATCGTCAAGTACTTCGACTGACATAAATGAATTGGACGATTTGGAAAACAGCATAACTGCTGccaaaattcataaaacacCGCCTGAACCACCACCAGCACCTGCTCAAAATGTTGGttcaaatcaatttatcaTTCAGGCGCAGCCATCAAACATCCAGACATgccaaaaacaaaactatcAGAATCAAAGGCCAATCAATACTCAGATTCAACAACCGTATCTCCACAATCCATCGTTAGACGATTCTCGTAAAGTGGTAACATTGCGTACAGGTGAGAGTATGCCGCTGACCGAATACAAACGTAAAATACAGGACAATCAATATCAAATGCAACCGCAACAACAGTTGCAAAATATGAATCAGACTCCAAACGGTCCAGCAATGATCAGAGGAAACAGTATTCGTGGTCGTGGCGCTGCACGGGGTGGTGCCGGACAGGCTAGAGGTTCGTACAAAAAGCAATATAGGCCACCCGTCAATCAACAACAGCTGCAACTACAAAATCAATCCGATCAATCTCAACATATCATTGAAAGCGAAGCGCGTGAAAGTGCGAAGATGTTGGTCGTTTTACAGAGTGGTGAACAAAGACTGATTACATTTACGCTTCCGAAGGAAAGTTGTACCGTTCAAGAGCTACTGGAGCAAGTTGGTGTACCATTCACCGATCATACAAACATTGAATGCGTAACTAACCCTGGAGTTAGTATCGACTATTTGGTTACAGTTGGAGTGACTTGCAGTGGCACTCCGAGCGAAATAATATCGGCTGCTGAGAATACTCTCCAGTTAAAACATCAGCAAATGCAACTGCAGCAACAACAA cAACAACATCagttacaacaacaacaacaattgcaacagcagcagcaacaacaacaacaacttcaACAGCAGCAAttacagcaacaacaacagcagcagcat TTacagcaacaacaaatatTGCAACAAATGCAACAGCAGAAGACTGTCACGCATCCTAAGGTCGTTGAAGCTCCACAAGCAGTTGTAGCAAAACAGAAGTCTCCTGAACAGTCTAAATCTCCGCCACCGAAATTAGTGCCTGGATTTTTAGCCGTTTGCCCCAATTGTGGTCTATGCAGCATTGATCACTATCGCTGTCAACG GTGTAAAGTGCTGTTCAAAGATGAAGTAAAGAAAATTGCATCAGCTGGCACTGATCAGTCGAATACTGCACCGACTAAAGCTAAACCGAATCCTGTACCAACGTTAGTCGTCACCGAGAAGCAAAAACGTGACATTGAATTGGTACAGAAGAAACATCAGATTACAATAGCGGAAATAAA GACTCCATTTGCCGGTCGAGGGCGCGGTGGCATGACAGCTGGAAGGGGTCGTGGTCGCCCAAAGCCGAAAGTTGAAGAACCGGTTATATTGACTTTGATCAGTGACGATGAGGAAGATGATAAGAAG ACGGAGACTAGTTCCGCTGGAAAACCGATGTCATTTGAACCGAAACCGGAAGAAATCAATGTGGTTGTGCAAG attttgttcgcaaaaaaatTACGGACACCCAGAATGCGGTGGACAAGATCAGCACATCTTTTAGCGTGAAATCAATTCGTATCGGATCGTACAGATTCACACCGAAGGAAAAAGTGGTTGTTTCATCACTTGGAATGCGCATTATTGCACCGAATACGAAGCGCGAAAATGAAAACGTCATATTGGACATTCAAAAGTGTGAAATCATTAAGATTGCCTGCAATTTTAGCAATTCGgctattttgtttatttggaCGACAAAAGGCTGTGGTACATACGTTCGTGAGGGTCTGGAAATGGTTCGGTCCAGCGAAATTTACTTTGATCCATCGGGTACATCTGATTACAACAAACGAATCATTTTACAAGTGGATAACCTTGCCGAAGAGGCCAAAGCAacgataaaatcaatttttacaaatCAAATCATCGATGAAATAAATCAAGCCGATGCTGCCAAATTGCTGGAGAGAAGTACACCGAATAATCAGttagtcaaaaatgattcgAATCCAAATAGCAG TGCTGGCGTAcgacaaattttaatttatcctCCACCTCATGAAGCACCGCGTGGAATCTCAATAAATACAGAAGACTACGAATGCTTAGCTATCGATCAATATTTGAACGACGTGATCATAGACTTCTACCTTAGATACCTACAAGAAGAGCTGCTGACTAGTGAACAACGCTCTCAAACCCATATGTTTAGTCAATTTTTCTACAAGCGCTTGACCACAATGCAAACCAGAAAAACACAGACCGATGTTCGAATGAGTGCAGCTCAACGACGTCATTCACGGGTGGAAAAGTGGACGAAAGGCGTCAATATATTTGAAAAGGACTACATCATCATACCAATCAACGAGCAACAGCATTGGTTTTTAGCGATAATATGCTTCCCGGGCCTGTCTGGTCCGGTCACATACGATACTATGCAACCCGTCAAACCAGTCAAGTATGTAAAGAAAAAGGTGGCTGACCGGAAAAATGTCACATTGCAAATTGGTAATACGACAATTACGCCAGTGTCGAAACGCGAGCAAGATTCCATTTATTTGGGCGATGAGAGTGAAAAAGATGAGGCTGAAGGTGACGAAAGTGATGCACCCAGTGATGAAGAAGAGGACGAAGTGGATCCCTCATTGCAAAACATTAAACA GCCCtgcattttaatatttgacTCGCTGGCTGGCACATCCAGAACACGTGTTGTAGCAACATTACGTGACTATTTAACGTGCGAATATCGAACAAAAGTTGGTGATTCCAATGGTCGAGCATTCAATAAAGATAATATGCCAAACTATACGGTTAAGGTTCcacaacaaaacaatttcacgGATTGCGGATTGTATCTGTTGCAGTATGTGGAGCATTTTTTTATG AGTCCTATCAAAGATTATCGTTTGCCAGCTATGAATAAGCAATTATCGAATTGGTTCGACGGCATCATCGTCACACGGAAGCGCGAAGATATATCCAATCTACTGAAGAAGCTCGTAGGCAAATACAATCCTGACAATTTACCATTAACAGATATTCCATTGCCGACACTAAATG gtGAGCTTATTGAAACAGAAGACGTGTATAACGAAGCAGACGATATGGCTGAATTCGAAGAAGAGGAAATTGATGAGGAAGAG TGTGAAGATGGTACTAGTGCTGGAGCATCGTCGcccgaaaaaaattcaaccgacAGGGAAAAGACAAATGGAGCGCGGATAGAGTTCAGGCGAAAAAATGAAGATAATGCCGAACATTTAGCTgcaaaaaaaccgaaatacGATCAATTTGATGAACTGAAAAACAGCACCTAA